The genomic window CGCCTGGCCCTGCTTCTACGGGGTGGATACCCCCGAACGCAGCAAGCTCCTGGCCGCCAACATGTCGGAAGAGGAGATGCGCGACTGGATCGGCGTCAATTCCCTGCGCTTCATCAGCCTTGACGGGCTTTACCGCGCGGCGGGCGAGGCGCTGGGGCGCGACAACAAGGCGCCGCAGTTCTGCGACGCGTGCTTCTCGGGGCAATACCCCGTCGCGCCGTCCGACAAGATCGAACAGGGCTTCGAGATGAAGGCGGCGCAATAGCCGCATTGCTTGCCACGGCCTGCGCTTTCATCTTTGCCCAAATATCCCCGCCGGAGGCCCCCACGGTGCCGCCGGACCGACGCCGGGCGTTCAAGCCCGCCAGAACCGAAGGCCCGTCCCCATGACCACCCTGCCCGACCGTCCCCGCATCGCCCTTGTCACCGGAGCCTCGCGCGGGCTCGGTTTTGCCATCGCCGAAAATCTGGCGGCGCAAGGCTGGTATGTGGTGGCCGTGGCGCGCACCGTGGGCGGGCTGGAGGATCTCGACGACCGCATCAAGGCCAATGGCGGCGAGGCGACGCTGGCCCCGATGGACATCACCAAGGACGACGCCATGCGCCACCTCTGCCGGTCGATCCACGATCGCTGGGGGCATCTGGAACTGTGGGTGCACACCGCCATCCATGCCGCCCCGCTATCGCCCGCGGCCTATCTGGATGGCGAGGACTGGGACAAGTCGGTTGCGCTCAACGTCCGCGCCACCGGCGTGCTGATCCCGCTGGTGGAGCCGCTGCTGGTTGCCTCGGGCCATGGCACGGCACTGTTTCTGGATGATCCGCACGGCGGCGAGAAGTTCTTCGGGGCTTACGGCACCACCAAGGCGGCGCAGATCGCGCTGGCGCGCAGCTGGCAGGCCGAAACCGTGAAAACCGGCCCGCGCGTGCGGATCGAAACCCCCGCCCCGATGGCCACTGCCACCCGCGCGCGCTTTTACCCCGGCGAGAACCGGGCGGTTCTGGCCGACATCCATGCCGAAGCTGCGCGGATCGTGGCGACGCTGGGCTGAGCGGGCTGCAAGGAAGAAGGGGGGCTGTCTGCCCCCCTCTGCTGCGCATTCACCCCCCGAGGATATTTTCGCAAAGGTGAATGGGCGAAGGCAGGGCTATTCCAGCCTTGCGGGGAAGCCTGTCGCGCGCAGGTCTGTGCCGAGAACGTCTTCCAGCAGCTTGACGATCTGGGTCGATTGCGCCTGCCCGCCATAGGCGGCGCGGCCCTTCACGAAGGTCTGCTGCGTCATTGACGCAAGATCCAGCGGCACACCGAACTCTCGCCCGAACTCCATCGCAAAGCCCAGATCCTTCAGCGCCAGATCCATGCTGAAGGAGATGTCATAGCTGCCGTTCAGGATCAGCTGGCCCTCGGTTTCATGGACGAAGGATGTGCCCGACGAGGCGGCGATCGCCTCCCAGGCGGTCTTCAGGTCCAGCCCGCCGCGTTTTGCCAGCATCAGCGCCTCGCCATCCGCCACAAGATGGATGAAGGCCAGCATGTTGGTGATGACCTTGATCACCGCCGCCGAACCGAGTGGCCCCATGTGGAAGATGCGGTCCCCCATCGCCTGCAGGGCGGGCAGGTGACGGTCGTAGAGGTCAAGGTCGCCCCCCGCCAGCACGGTGATGCGGCCCTGTGCGGCCAGATGCACGCCGCCGGTCACCGGCGCCTCCATCAGCCGCACGCCCTGCCCGGCGGCAAGCTCTCCCAGCCGCAGGATATCGTCGCGGCCCAGGGTGGAATTCTCGATCCAGCAGGCACCGGGCCGCATCCGCGGCAAGATCTGCGACAGCACCCGTTCCGATGCGGCTGGCGAGGGCAGGCAGGTGATGACATGATCGACCGCCGCCGCCAGATCGGCGGCGCTGTCCGCCCGGCCTGCCCCCATCGCGATGTGGCGTTCGGCCAGCGCGGGGTCGATGTCATGCACCGTGACGCGGAAGCCTCCGCGCAACAGGCTGGCGGCAAGGTGGCCGCCGAGGTTGCCCAGACCGATATAGCCGTAATGCATCATGCCTCTCCCAAACCGACCCGCGTTCTGACCGCGCTGGCGTCGCGAATGCCCCGATGGGCGGAACAGGGGTTGACCTGACCGGCGCTTCCGCCCCGCGGCGGGGCGGCAGAGGCGCCGGGGATGCAGGGTTTCAAGCGGTTGTCGAAGGTCATCGTGCTGTCACCTGAAATGGATGTTGTAGGTCGCCCGGATCGCGGCGTCGATCTCGGGTTCGATCTGGCTGCCGGCCCTGGCGAGCAGTTCGTTCTTGCGGGCAATCGCGCGGTCCAGCAGCATCGGCCGCCCGGCCTCGACCCATTCCTTCGGGCTCATCCGGTTGCCGACCGCCGGATAGATGTATTCGGTCTGCATCAGCGCCAGCGTCTGGTCGGACCCGAGGTAATGCCCAGGCCCGCCAAGGCAGACCTGCTTCATCGCCTCGATCGACGTGCTGTCCTCGGTCACGTCGATGCCGCGCACGCAGCGCAGCACCTGGCCCAGGATGTCGTCGCCCAGCACCAGGCTTTCCATGCAGAAGCCCAGTAGCGATGCGTGCATCCCCACCGCCTCGTAGACCATGTTCAGCCCGGACAGGCCCGCCAGCGTGTTGGTGATCGCCTGCTCCCAACCCGCCTGCATGTCGGGCAGCTTGCTGTCGCTGATCCCCGCCGCCGCCCCGCCCGGCAGATCGTAGAAGCGGTGCATCTGCGCGCAGCCCGCCGTCAGCAGCGCCTGCTCGGCCGACCCGCCCGACATTGCCCCGGTGCGCAGATCGGAAACGAAGGGCCAGGTGCCGAAGATGCAGGGCGCGCCCGGCGTGATGGCATTGGCATAGACCACCCCCGCGAGGCATTCCGCCATGGCCTGCACGATGGCCAGCGCGATCGGCGCCGGCGCCGTCGCCCCCGCCTGCCCGGCCGACAGCAGCAGCATCGGCATCCCCGCGCGGATGCAGGCCTCCATCGTGATGCAGCTTTCCTCGGCAAATTTCATCGGCGGCACGACGAAGCAATTGGAATTGCTGACGAAAGGCCGCGCCCGCCACTTGTCCTCGCCCCCCGCCACCCGGTGCAGCAGGTCGAAGCATCCCTCCACATGGGACGGGTCGCTGAACGAGGTGCCGACATGCTTGGTCGTGCCCGAAAGACAGGCGTAAAGCGTGTTGATGTCCATGTCGAAGTTGTCCAGCACGTCGCGGCAGACCATGGCGCGCTGGAAGAAATGCACGTTGTCAAGGTGATGCGTGATCCGCGCCGCGTCGTATAGATCCTGCGCCGTGCTGTCGCGATAGGTGTTGGTGGCCACGTCCACGATATGCACCGCCGCCCCCGCCGTGCCGAAATGCACGTTGGTGCCGCTCAGATGCAGGTCGAACTTCGGGTCGCGGGCGCAAAGCGTGATGTCGCGCGCCGCAACCGCCAGCATGTCCTCGACCAGCGCGCGCGGAAACCTTATCCGCCCGTCATCACCCAGCACCGCCCCCGCCTCGGTCAGCAGCGCAACACCCGATGGCGGCGCCTGGGCAAGCCCGATCACCTCCAGCGCGTCCAGCGCCGCGGCGTGGATCTTCGCCATCCCGGCTTCGGTCAGGGGCCGGTACTGCCCACCCGGCATCCCGGCCCGCACCGGGCGCAGGTTCTCGGCCAGCGGGGCCGAGCGCAGCGCCACCCGGTTCGCCCGCCCACCCGACCGCCGCGCCCGTGCCGGTTCGCACGCTTCGCCCACGTCGCTCATGGCCCCATCCTTCTTCTGTTCACAAATATCCCGGGGGTGCGGGGGCTGGCCCCCGCTCGATCCTTGGTCACCCGCGCACCCGCACGGCCTTCGGATCATGCATCGCCACCAGCGAGGCCACCGCGTCGTGCCTGCGCCCGGCAATCTCGATCTGGTAGTGCCCGGCCAGCACCTCTTCGGCACTTTCCCCCCGGCAGGGCACATAGCCCAGGCCGACCGACCCGCCGAGGAAATGCCCGTAGTT from Paracoccaceae bacterium Fryx2 includes these protein-coding regions:
- a CDS encoding SDR family oxidoreductase — encoded protein: MTTLPDRPRIALVTGASRGLGFAIAENLAAQGWYVVAVARTVGGLEDLDDRIKANGGEATLAPMDITKDDAMRHLCRSIHDRWGHLELWVHTAIHAAPLSPAAYLDGEDWDKSVALNVRATGVLIPLVEPLLVASGHGTALFLDDPHGGEKFFGAYGTTKAAQIALARSWQAETVKTGPRVRIETPAPMATATRARFYPGENRAVLADIHAEAARIVATLG
- a CDS encoding trimethylamine methyltransferase family protein — encoded protein: MSDVGEACEPARARRSGGRANRVALRSAPLAENLRPVRAGMPGGQYRPLTEAGMAKIHAAALDALEVIGLAQAPPSGVALLTEAGAVLGDDGRIRFPRALVEDMLAVAARDITLCARDPKFDLHLSGTNVHFGTAGAAVHIVDVATNTYRDSTAQDLYDAARITHHLDNVHFFQRAMVCRDVLDNFDMDINTLYACLSGTTKHVGTSFSDPSHVEGCFDLLHRVAGGEDKWRARPFVSNSNCFVVPPMKFAEESCITMEACIRAGMPMLLLSAGQAGATAPAPIALAIVQAMAECLAGVVYANAITPGAPCIFGTWPFVSDLRTGAMSGGSAEQALLTAGCAQMHRFYDLPGGAAAGISDSKLPDMQAGWEQAITNTLAGLSGLNMVYEAVGMHASLLGFCMESLVLGDDILGQVLRCVRGIDVTEDSTSIEAMKQVCLGGPGHYLGSDQTLALMQTEYIYPAVGNRMSPKEWVEAGRPMLLDRAIARKNELLARAGSQIEPEIDAAIRATYNIHFR
- a CDS encoding NAD(P)-dependent oxidoreductase, which codes for MHYGYIGLGNLGGHLAASLLRGGFRVTVHDIDPALAERHIAMGAGRADSAADLAAAVDHVITCLPSPAASERVLSQILPRMRPGACWIENSTLGRDDILRLGELAAGQGVRLMEAPVTGGVHLAAQGRITVLAGGDLDLYDRHLPALQAMGDRIFHMGPLGSAAVIKVITNMLAFIHLVADGEALMLAKRGGLDLKTAWEAIAASSGTSFVHETEGQLILNGSYDISFSMDLALKDLGFAMEFGREFGVPLDLASMTQQTFVKGRAAYGGQAQSTQIVKLLEDVLGTDLRATGFPARLE